Proteins encoded in a region of the Pelmatolapia mariae isolate MD_Pm_ZW linkage group LG16_19, Pm_UMD_F_2, whole genome shotgun sequence genome:
- the LOC134645176 gene encoding protein L-Myc-1b-like: MDFDSHYFFDYLDTEEDFYKSTAPSEDIWKKFELLPTPPMSPTRTLNPLSPGDRLSVFSKMLGQEDECEGQFIPDTEELFGNLSAHIIQDCMWSSFSASKQLEKVNGRTPAAGHTGVPPVPQISARANKAQCVSPGSLLSIKATDCVDPAAVLTFPASSCRKPASSGSESRSDSSDDEEEIDVVTVENKQNRVRLVNVRKPVTITVRADPCPKRFHMSVHRQQHNYAARSPDSEPEPEEEEEEDDDEEEEEEEEEPPSKRAFMGPGASAHLSQPSSSSEASQNSDTDDTDRRRNHNFLERKRRNDLRSRFLALRDQIPGLESAKTPKVAILTQATEYLMELHSREKRQLQEKKRLKSRRQQLLRRLSELKCS, from the exons ATGGACTTCGACTCGCACTATTTTTTCGATTATTTGGATACCGAGGAGGATTTTTACAAATCAACCGCACCAAGCGAGGACATATGGAAAAAGTTCGAGCTGCTTCCCACCCCTCCCATGTCTCCCACCCGGACTCTAAACCCCCTCTCGCCGGGAGACAGGCTCAGCGTGTTTTCCAAAATGCTGGGCCAGGAGGACGAGTGCGAGGGTCAGTTCATCCCGGACACCGAGGAGTTATTCGGTAACCTCAGCGCCCACATAATTCAGGACTGCATGTGGAGTAGCTTCTCTGCCAGCAAGCAGCTGGAGAAGGTCAACGGGAGAACGCCGGCTGCGGGGCACACCGGTGTTCCCCCCGTCCCCCAGATCTCCGCAAGAGCGAACAAAGCGCAGTGCGTCTCGCCCGGTAGCTTGCTCTCCATCAAGGCGACGGACTGCGTTGACCCCGCTGCTGTTCTCACCTTCCCCGCAAGCAGCTGCAGGAAGCCGGCGTCGTCTGGCTCTGAGTCCCGCTCTGATTCCTCTG ATGATGAAGAGGAGATCGATGTAGTCACTGTGGAGAACAAGCAGAACCGGGTGCGGCTGGTAAATGTCCGAAAACCAGTCACCATCACGGTCCGGGCGGACCCCTGCCCCAAACGTTTTCACATGTCTGTCCACAGACAGCAGCACAACTATGCTGCTCGTTCCCCAGACAGTGAGCCAGAaccggaggaggaggaggaggaggatgacgatgaggaggaggaggaggaggaggaagaaccCCCAAGCAAGCGTGCCTTTATGGGACCCGGTGCTTCAGCTCATCTCTCCCAACCATCATCCTCCTCGGAGGCTTCACAGAACTCGGACACAGACGACACGGACCGCAGACGGAACCACAATTTCcttgagaggaagaggaggaatgACCTCAGGTCTCGTTTCCTTGCCCTACGGGATCAGATCCCAGGCCTAGAGTCGGCCAAAACGCCAAAGGTGGCCATCCTGACCCAGGCGACAGAGTACCTCATGGAGCTGCACAGCAGGGAGAAACGGCAGCTGCAGGAGAAGAAGCGCCTCAAATCCAGACGCCAGCAGCTCCTTCGCAGGCTATCTGAACTCAAGTGCTCTTGA